Part of the Callospermophilus lateralis isolate mCalLat2 chromosome 8, mCalLat2.hap1, whole genome shotgun sequence genome, AGATGTGACTCAGTTAACTCTGTTTCCATTCATTCCCAGAATCAACTCTCATTTCTCCTTGGGGAGGTTGATAGAAGTTTAAAAGGTTTGTTGTGGCGAGTGTCAAAAACATTCTCAGCTCTATCACCAAGATTTCCCTTCCACTTCAACCCACTGGAGACCACTTAGATAACCAACCGGACACGACAGCTGAATTCAGGAAACCATGCATCGTATCAGCAGGAGCCAACTGCAGATCTTAAACTCtgttcaacatgtggatacagcaGAGAAATGACCTGTCCAGACAAGCCAGGGCAACTCATAAACTGGTTCATCTGCTCCTTGTGCGTCCCGAGGGCGCGTAAACTCTGGAGCAGCCGGCGTCCCAGGACCCGGAGGAACCTTCTGCTGGGCACTGCCTGTGCCATCTACCTGGGCTTTCTGGTTAGCCAGGTGGGGCGGGCCTCAATTCAGCACGGACAAGCAGCCGACCAGAGGCCACCCCGCAGCCGCGACTCTGCAGAGGCATCCTTTCCTGAGATCCCCCTGGATGGCACCCTGGCTCCTCCTGAGTCCCAGGGCAATGGGACCACCTTGCAGCCCAATGTGGTGTACATTACCCTACGCTCCAAGCGCAGCAAGCCTGCCAATATCCGTGGCACTGTGAAACCCAAGCGCAGGAAGAAATATGCAGTTGCATCTGGTATCCCTGGTCAGGAAGCATTGGTCGGACCCTCCTTTCAGACACAGGATGCTGCCAGGGCAGCTGACGCTGAAGTGCTTGGGTATGCTCAGGGAGGAAACCTGGCCAAGATTGGAGAACCATCCTGGAGGCTGGTGAGGGGCCCTGGAGTCCGAGCTGGGGTTTTAGACTTCCAGTTGCCCAAGGCCAGAGAGAGCAACATCAGGATCTACAGCGAGAGCGCCCCCTCGTGGCTGAGCAGAGAAGACATCCGCAGAATGCGCCTGTTGGCAGATGGTGCGGTGGCGGGAGTCCAGCCTGTGTCCTCAAGGAGTGGTGCCCGCCTGCTGGTGCTGGAAGGGAGCACAGCTGGCTCACTGCCTCGCTGTGGCCCTAGCCCCTGTGGCTTGCTCAAGCAGCCATTGGACATGAGTGAGGTGTTTGCCTTCCACCTGGATAGGATCTTGGGGCTCAACAGGACCCTGCCGTCTGTGAGCAGGAAATCAGAGTTCATCCGAGGTAACAGATTCACATGTTTCGTTATTTGCAGCTGTTGGGGATTCGGGTTCCTTTTCCCTTttcccttactttttttttttttttttaatgatttctcTCCACCCACGTTTCACATTtggacagcagcagcagcaacagcgtGTCTTTCCATACGCTTGGCATTCATTATTTTCCCAGCCTGGGAGGATATGAGAGTTCCAGAGAAATGCTGTGCTGGACATGCAAGAGTAAGCCCACACTGTGTAATCTTTGCTCTCCATTTCCCTGCTGCACTTCCCAGTGGCTTATTAAATCTAATTAAAGCCAATGGCAATTTGCATGATGAGGAGAGGAAGCCAGGGTGGAGCAGTGGAGGCACAGAACTTGCTGACAGTCAGGCATGTTATTATAAGATACTGTgaaagtagaatttttttttttccctttggaagTTTTTAAAAGTAAGAAGGAAATGAGTTATCTTTCTTCAGTAGACACAATCTTTTCAAGAAGTCCAGAGCCAGACCATGTTAGActcaatgccttgat contains:
- the Gask1b gene encoding Golgi-associated kinase 1B, encoding MTCPDKPGQLINWFICSLCVPRARKLWSSRRPRTRRNLLLGTACAIYLGFLVSQVGRASIQHGQAADQRPPRSRDSAEASFPEIPLDGTLAPPESQGNGTTLQPNVVYITLRSKRSKPANIRGTVKPKRRKKYAVASGIPGQEALVGPSFQTQDAARAADAEVLGYAQGGNLAKIGEPSWRLVRGPGVRAGVLDFQLPKARESNIRIYSESAPSWLSREDIRRMRLLADGAVAGVQPVSSRSGARLLVLEGSTAGSLPRCGPSPCGLLKQPLDMSEVFAFHLDRILGLNRTLPSVSRKSEFIRDGRPCPITLWDSSLSPASNDTHSSVKLTWGTYQQLLKQKCWLNGRVPKPEWGCTGIHHHEWSKMALFDFLLQIYNRLDTNCCGFRPRKEDACVQNGLRPNCDDQNSATLAHIIQRKHDPRHLVFIDNKGFFDRSEDNLNFKLLEGIKEFPESAVSVLKSQHLRQKLLQSLFLDKVYWESQGGRQGIEKLIDVIEQRAKILITYINAHGVKVLPMNE